The proteins below come from a single Drosophila busckii strain San Diego stock center, stock number 13000-0081.31 chromosome X, ASM1175060v1, whole genome shotgun sequence genomic window:
- the LOC108605167 gene encoding uncharacterized protein LOC108605167, producing MDYYLRNNLNDQSVLQLEEAAKHNARLLPWLLQLLDQMQDQKYLELSASNVECMFKVAIYIAECHARHGEALTESMLLLVQHGHASIRSYYDQLERNRQQCLDHLCSSIMNSTCNGHQHICLLYQLRKLWSSKQDEGEKLDWSLLSNPRKSEDSLQLTIELETQQMRQLVSRLYRLSTEDELRLALNRALELLPFQLWMELWREPVGSLMYERCLVLRHMICDMLEESTATSQRFVQAITAYLTEESSSSNVYRFYRCMSQPRFVQALCSYCHVYWQCETSPAQHMIYLTHLLLASKSPCRVQLFNKLRQLKNLPDILALLSKMAFIYN from the coding sequence atggaCTACTATCTgcgcaacaatttaaatgaccAGAGCGTATTGCAGCTGGAAGAAGCAGCCAAGCACAATGCACGCCTATTACCttggctgctgcaattgctggaTCAAATGCAAgatcaaaaatatttagaattatcTGCAAGCAACGTAGAGTGCATGTTTAaagttgctatatatattgcaGAATGTCATGCGAGGCATGGCGAAGCGCTAACTGaatcaatgttgttgctggtcCAACACGGACATGCGAGTATAAGAAGCTACTATGATCAGCTGGAAAGGAATCGTCAGCAATGCTTAGATCATCTCTGTTCCAGTATTATGAACAGCACATGCAATGGCCATCAGCATATATGCTTGCTATATCAACTGCGCAAGCTATGGAGCAGCAAGCAGGATGAGGGGGAAAAGCTGGATTGGTCGTTGCTCAGTAATCCAAGAAAGTCTGAGGATTCGCTGCAATTAACTATTGAGCTCGAGACACAACAAATGCGACAGCTGGTGTCGCGGTTATATAGACTATCTACGGAGGATGAGCTGCGTTTGGCGCTGAATCGTGCGTTGGAACTACTACCGTTTCAGCTCTGGATGGAACTTTGGCGCGAGCCAGTGGGCAGCTTGATGTACGAACGTTGTTTGGTTTTGCGCCACATGATCTGTGATATGCTAGAGGAGAGCACAGCAACAAGCCAGAGATTTGTGCAAGCAATCACTGCATACTTGACAGAAGAAAGTTCAAGCTCCAATGTATACAGATTCTATCGCTGCATGTCGCAGCCGCGCTTTGTCCAGGCGCTCTGCAGCTATTGCCATGTCTATTGGCAATGCGAAACTTCTCCTGCCCAACACATGATATATCTAACACACTTGCTGCTGGCGTCAAAGTCACCTTGTCGCGTGCagttatttaacaaattgcgtCAGCTTAAAAATCTTCCAGATATTCTTGCGCTTCTCAGCAAAatggcatttatttacaactaa